From the Deinococcus aquaticus genome, one window contains:
- a CDS encoding sensor histidine kinase yields MLARPAPSLWRTLAIAAAGLTAPLLWPGVLPNLLTTLPGMGMHGALPPALNLLTLSSDLLIGVAYTFIAGVLGLIVYQNRRSLPFDWVILAFGLFIVACGLTHVMHVLTRVTPLYWLDGYVRGLTAAVSVATAAALPPLIPRVATLLNAERTLLGQQRDLERTNAALRDAAARSDLLAALGDALQGARTGMDVQRTALDRLGPALQASSMLVVILNGRQVRASMVWGTLTGRTAELVARGTFDVQDAPVLARTLHTGEPTYLADYQSLPGAHAALTGAYALEPVFGADGTVMGGVATWRPAGQAWTDGEQDLLRRAAGTIGLALERAQVLSDLAQQRDALSEANRNLERSNADLDRFAAIASHDLKAPIRAVTSFSELLSARYAPQLAGRGLTYLEQIRSNGYHMQRLVDDLLLYSRAAATDPVFTDVDVSALMREVLTRLDPDLQAAQAQVTATDLPVVWGDAAQLDRLLQNLIGNALKYRRAEPPRVQVRAHTQPDGSCQFDVQDNGQGIDPEYHQRIFQLFTRLHHRDVEGTGLGLAICQRIVEHHGGRLWVQSVPGEGSTFSFTLPGRPHTHSDA; encoded by the coding sequence ATGCTCGCCCGTCCCGCTCCGTCCCTGTGGCGTACTCTGGCCATCGCCGCCGCTGGACTGACCGCGCCCCTGCTGTGGCCCGGCGTGCTTCCCAACCTGCTGACCACCCTGCCCGGCATGGGCATGCACGGCGCGCTTCCTCCCGCCCTGAACCTCCTGACGCTCAGCTCGGACCTGCTGATCGGCGTGGCGTACACGTTCATCGCGGGCGTGCTGGGCCTGATCGTGTACCAGAACCGCCGCTCCCTGCCGTTCGACTGGGTGATCCTCGCGTTCGGGCTGTTCATCGTCGCGTGCGGACTCACGCACGTCATGCACGTACTCACGCGCGTGACGCCCCTGTACTGGCTGGACGGGTACGTGCGGGGCCTGACGGCCGCCGTGAGTGTCGCCACGGCCGCCGCCCTGCCTCCCCTGATTCCGCGCGTGGCCACGCTCCTGAACGCCGAGCGGACCCTGCTGGGTCAGCAGCGTGACCTGGAACGCACCAACGCGGCGCTGCGGGACGCGGCCGCGCGCAGTGACCTGCTCGCCGCGCTCGGGGACGCCCTGCAGGGCGCGCGGACCGGGATGGACGTGCAGCGCACCGCCCTCGACCGGCTCGGGCCGGCGCTGCAGGCGAGTTCCATGCTGGTCGTGATCCTCAACGGGCGGCAGGTGCGGGCGTCCATGGTCTGGGGCACCCTGACCGGCCGCACCGCGGAACTCGTGGCGCGCGGCACGTTCGACGTGCAGGACGCCCCGGTCCTGGCGCGCACGCTGCACACCGGGGAACCCACCTACCTCGCGGATTACCAGAGTCTGCCCGGCGCGCACGCCGCACTGACCGGCGCGTACGCCCTGGAACCGGTGTTCGGCGCGGACGGAACGGTCATGGGCGGCGTGGCCACGTGGCGGCCCGCCGGGCAGGCGTGGACGGACGGAGAGCAGGACCTGCTGCGCCGCGCGGCCGGCACGATCGGCCTGGCCCTCGAGCGCGCGCAGGTGCTCAGCGACCTCGCCCAGCAGCGAGACGCGCTCAGTGAAGCCAACCGGAACCTCGAACGCAGCAACGCGGACCTGGACCGCTTCGCGGCCATCGCGTCCCACGACCTGAAAGCACCGATCCGGGCAGTCACGAGTTTCTCGGAACTGCTCAGCGCCCGCTACGCCCCGCAACTGGCCGGGCGGGGCCTGACGTACCTCGAGCAGATCCGGTCCAACGGGTACCACATGCAGCGTCTCGTGGACGACCTGCTGCTGTACTCCCGGGCCGCCGCGACCGATCCGGTGTTCACGGACGTGGACGTCAGTGCGCTGATGCGGGAGGTCCTCACGCGCCTCGACCCGGACCTTCAGGCGGCGCAGGCGCAGGTGACGGCCACGGACCTGCCGGTCGTGTGGGGGGACGCGGCGCAACTGGACCGCCTGCTGCAGAACCTGATCGGGAACGCCCTCAAGTACCGGCGGGCCGAGCCGCCGCGCGTGCAGGTCCGCGCGCACACCCAGCCGGACGGCAGCTGTCAGTTCGACGTACAGGACAACGGGCAGGGAATCGACCCCGAGTACCACCAGCGGATCTTCCAGCTGTTCACGCGGCTGCACCACCGGGACGTGGAAGGCACGGGCCTGGGGCTCGCCATCTGCCAGCGGATCGTGGAACACCACGGCGGGCGCCTGTGGGTGCAGAGCGTTCCAGGGGAGGGCAGCACCTTCTCGTTCACCCTGCCGGGCCGGCCGCACACGCATTCCGACGCGTAA
- a CDS encoding ATP-binding protein, producing the protein MHRDAGETQELTDNLRGRLREARTAPEALRALLNSLQDAGVRGAGLAGWTAGHWTAGQWNAGPGTAAAPDLRDGTWTVTPLAFTDPPAALYLPAPAAGTPAAHLEALLTLTGQALRRIAREDSSAPPDQPTTQPPDLHTTARRADLAEARLQQLIENGPVAVAAGTTDGQLLLVNDAYLNLLGFTRSEFSGGQVNWAALTPPEYRASDREHYLSALTSRQSVTYEKDMLDRGGQRVPVQVTLLPAREEDRDFSVAYVRDLRPDRATAAGHAEQLRERTLELQRLNTELAARTAALEQFAELSRDLVFEHEPVALIGRAQEIAISLMPDSVSTYYEPRGRQWTLLSHRGHFRNPVLLDSLRGGLPRGATLNVDRPYDTGAPYYQEHFNPASVQSVQADIHVIRSSASFPVRSGARTRGVLVIGRHETHPWTAPERTLLETVMFSLRLALERAEQAGALQRRTQELERSNAELEQFAFIASHDLQEPLRSVTSFSQLLIRRFDRTGTDARAAEYLRHITAGTHRMQQLIQDLLSFARVTSEQAPLTAQDTAAALQAVLTDLSGPLRDAHATVTNGTLPPVLANGTQLRQLLQNLIGNAVKFRHADRPPIISVTAQREGDLVHVQVTDNGIGVPAEYHERIFTVFQRLHVREAYAGNGIGLSIARRVAERHGGNLWITSTPGQGSTFHFTLPAPSETESG; encoded by the coding sequence ATGCACAGGGACGCCGGGGAAACGCAGGAACTGACCGACAACCTGCGTGGGCGGCTCCGGGAGGCCCGGACAGCGCCGGAGGCCCTGCGGGCGCTGCTGAACAGTCTGCAAGACGCCGGCGTGCGCGGGGCCGGGCTGGCCGGCTGGACAGCCGGACACTGGACGGCCGGACAGTGGAACGCTGGACCCGGGACGGCCGCTGCGCCGGACCTGCGGGACGGCACGTGGACCGTCACGCCCCTGGCCTTCACGGACCCGCCGGCCGCGCTGTACCTGCCCGCCCCGGCCGCCGGAACCCCGGCCGCCCACCTGGAGGCCCTGCTCACGCTGACCGGGCAGGCCCTGCGCCGGATCGCCCGGGAGGACAGCTCCGCGCCCCCCGACCAGCCCACCACCCAGCCCCCCGACCTGCATACCACCGCGCGGCGGGCGGACCTGGCCGAGGCCCGCCTGCAGCAGCTGATCGAGAACGGCCCGGTGGCCGTGGCGGCCGGCACCACCGACGGGCAGCTGCTGTTGGTGAACGACGCGTACCTGAACCTGCTGGGCTTCACCCGCAGTGAATTCAGCGGCGGGCAGGTCAACTGGGCGGCCCTGACCCCACCCGAGTACCGCGCGTCCGACCGGGAACACTACCTCAGCGCCCTGACCTCACGGCAGTCCGTGACGTACGAGAAGGACATGCTGGACCGCGGCGGGCAGCGCGTGCCCGTGCAGGTCACGCTTCTGCCCGCGCGGGAGGAGGACCGCGACTTCAGCGTGGCGTACGTGCGGGACCTGCGGCCCGACCGGGCGACCGCCGCCGGGCACGCCGAGCAACTGCGGGAACGCACGCTGGAACTGCAGCGCCTGAACACCGAACTCGCCGCCCGCACCGCCGCGCTCGAGCAGTTCGCGGAACTGTCCCGCGACCTGGTGTTCGAGCATGAACCGGTCGCCCTGATCGGCCGCGCGCAGGAGATCGCCATTTCCCTGATGCCCGACAGTGTCAGCACGTACTACGAACCCCGCGGTCGGCAGTGGACGCTGCTGTCACACCGCGGGCACTTCCGCAACCCGGTCCTGCTGGACAGCCTCCGGGGGGGGCTGCCGCGCGGCGCGACCCTCAACGTCGACCGTCCCTACGACACCGGCGCGCCCTACTACCAGGAGCACTTCAATCCGGCCAGCGTGCAGAGCGTGCAGGCCGACATTCACGTCATCCGGTCGTCCGCGTCGTTCCCGGTGCGGAGCGGAGCGCGCACGCGGGGCGTGCTGGTCATCGGTCGGCACGAAACGCATCCGTGGACCGCGCCGGAACGCACGCTGCTGGAAACCGTGATGTTCAGCCTGCGACTGGCGCTGGAACGCGCCGAGCAGGCCGGCGCCCTGCAGCGGCGCACGCAGGAGCTCGAGCGCAGCAACGCCGAACTCGAGCAGTTCGCGTTCATCGCCAGTCACGACCTGCAAGAACCCCTGCGGAGCGTGACCAGCTTCTCGCAACTGCTGATCCGCCGGTTCGACCGGACCGGCACGGACGCCCGCGCGGCCGAGTACCTGCGGCACATCACGGCCGGCACGCACCGCATGCAGCAACTGATTCAGGATCTGCTGAGCTTCGCGCGCGTCACGTCCGAGCAGGCGCCGCTCACCGCGCAGGACACCGCCGCCGCCCTGCAGGCCGTCCTGACCGACCTGAGCGGACCCCTGCGGGACGCGCACGCCACCGTGACAAACGGCACCCTGCCGCCCGTGCTGGCGAACGGCACGCAACTGCGGCAACTGCTGCAGAACCTGATCGGGAACGCCGTGAAATTCCGGCACGCCGACCGGCCGCCCATCATCAGTGTCACCGCGCAGCGGGAAGGGGACCTCGTACACGTGCAGGTCACGGACAACGGCATCGGCGTACCCGCCGAGTACCACGAGCGGATCTTCACGGTGTTCCAGCGGCTGCACGTCCGGGAAGCGTACGCCGGGAACGGCATCGGCCTGTCCATCGCCCGGCGCGTCGCGGAGCGCCACGGCGGGAACCTGTGGATCACGTCCACACCCGGTCAGGGCAGCACCTTCCACTTCACGCTTCCCGCGCCCAGCGAAACGGAATCCGGCTGA
- a CDS encoding sensor domain-containing diguanylate cyclase, translating into MRPLPTMPLQVFLATLLAGLFLTFGYTETALNNRASALHLQQSTGQSLQRLAFEMNDKLDRGMFERARDIQIISELQVFQDGQGVRDQQRRLLERLKSTFSSYAWIGLTDARGTVLASTGGLLEGQSAAQRPWFQGALRGPYTGDVHEAKLLAPLLPRQGNEPLRFVDVSAPIRDPSGRVTGTLGAHLSWTWAQEVRASLLQPAADRDHLDILILDRSGLVLLGPPGLQGKALALGTLERFPGSGYAVERWPDGRTYLTGVSRSAGYRSYPGLAWRVVVRQDTQVAFAGINRFRRTSVLVNLGLSVLFAGIGFAVAHFIARPLARLRRAAQAIGAGELNASIPHTRAYLEINALASALQQLVTRLRDNERQLERRIQARTEDLHRRTREAEALAALSVLATRTGPLPDLLRELVPVLADTCQLDWLAVTSSDPARPPETLFLHGTSPELHTGPLHHHTDGPPAQPLLISAYPADPRAHPALIRWGTQAAAVLPLPAAGAAQTLCAARRGAPHWTDGERRIFEAAARSVHISQERRAALQDLEFAALHDRLTGLGNRHAFDRTLDQTVTDAQRSGTTFGVLIIDLDGLKAVNDHSGHERGDRLLQAFATSLQAAFPAQDRLFRLGGDEYAVILAPHVATTAHAALERVGHAVQLTRAATDPGMNASGGAAFYPADAADGASLTRLADERMYTRKHQRRAHRSPVPDH; encoded by the coding sequence ATGCGCCCCCTGCCCACCATGCCGCTGCAGGTGTTCCTGGCCACCCTGCTGGCCGGACTGTTCCTGACGTTCGGGTACACCGAAACGGCCCTGAACAACCGGGCGTCCGCCCTTCACCTGCAGCAGAGTACCGGGCAGTCCCTGCAGCGCCTGGCGTTCGAGATGAACGACAAACTCGACCGGGGGATGTTCGAACGGGCCCGCGACATTCAGATCATCAGCGAACTTCAGGTCTTCCAGGACGGGCAGGGCGTGCGGGATCAGCAGCGGCGCCTGCTGGAGCGGTTGAAAAGCACGTTCAGCAGTTACGCCTGGATCGGCCTGACCGACGCCCGGGGAACCGTCCTGGCCAGCACGGGCGGCCTGCTTGAAGGGCAGAGCGCCGCGCAGCGGCCCTGGTTTCAGGGCGCGCTGCGCGGACCGTACACCGGGGACGTGCACGAGGCGAAACTGCTCGCGCCGCTGCTGCCCCGCCAGGGCAATGAACCGCTGCGCTTCGTGGATGTCTCCGCGCCCATCCGGGATCCGTCCGGCCGCGTGACCGGCACCCTCGGCGCGCACCTGAGCTGGACCTGGGCGCAGGAAGTGAGGGCGTCCCTGCTGCAACCCGCCGCGGACCGCGATCACCTCGACATTCTCATTCTCGACCGCAGCGGCCTGGTGCTGCTCGGGCCGCCCGGCCTGCAGGGCAAGGCCCTCGCACTGGGAACCCTGGAACGGTTTCCGGGCAGCGGGTACGCCGTGGAACGCTGGCCGGACGGCCGCACGTACCTGACCGGCGTCAGCCGCAGCGCCGGGTACCGCAGCTACCCTGGCCTGGCGTGGCGGGTAGTCGTCCGGCAGGACACCCAGGTGGCGTTCGCGGGCATCAACCGCTTCCGCAGGACCTCCGTGCTGGTGAACCTGGGGCTCAGCGTGCTGTTCGCCGGGATCGGCTTCGCCGTGGCGCACTTCATCGCGCGGCCCCTCGCGCGGTTACGGCGGGCCGCGCAGGCCATCGGGGCCGGCGAGTTGAACGCCTCCATTCCCCACACGCGCGCGTACCTGGAAATCAACGCCCTGGCCAGCGCCCTCCAGCAGCTGGTGACACGCCTCAGGGACAACGAACGGCAACTGGAGCGCCGCATTCAGGCGCGAACCGAGGACCTGCACCGCCGCACCCGGGAGGCGGAAGCCCTCGCGGCGCTGTCCGTACTCGCCACCCGCACCGGACCCCTCCCGGACCTCCTGCGTGAGCTCGTCCCGGTCCTGGCGGACACCTGCCAGCTTGACTGGCTGGCCGTGACCAGCAGCGACCCCGCACGGCCACCCGAGACGCTGTTCCTGCACGGAACGTCCCCCGAACTGCACACCGGCCCCCTGCACCACCACACGGACGGACCGCCGGCTCAACCCCTGCTGATCAGCGCGTACCCGGCGGACCCGCGCGCCCACCCGGCCCTGATCCGCTGGGGCACGCAGGCCGCCGCAGTCCTGCCCCTGCCGGCCGCTGGCGCGGCCCAGACACTGTGCGCCGCCCGGCGCGGCGCGCCGCACTGGACGGACGGGGAACGCCGGATCTTCGAAGCGGCCGCCCGCAGCGTCCACATCAGCCAGGAACGCCGCGCGGCCCTGCAGGACCTGGAATTCGCGGCTCTGCACGACCGCCTGACCGGCCTGGGCAACCGCCACGCCTTCGACCGCACACTCGACCAGACCGTCACCGACGCGCAGCGCAGCGGCACCACCTTCGGCGTCCTCATCATCGACCTCGACGGCCTCAAAGCAGTGAACGACCACAGTGGACACGAACGCGGCGACAGACTACTCCAGGCCTTCGCCACTTCCCTGCAGGCCGCCTTCCCGGCTCAGGACCGCCTCTTCCGGCTCGGCGGTGACGAATACGCCGTGATTCTCGCTCCGCACGTCGCCACGACCGCCCACGCCGCACTCGAACGGGTCGGACACGCCGTCCAGCTCACCCGCGCCGCCACGGACCCCGGCATGAACGCCAGTGGCGGCGCCGCCTTCTACCCGGCAGACGCGGCAGACGGAGCGTCCCTCACGCGCCTCGCGGATGAACGCATGTACACCCGCAAACACCAGCGCCGCGCCCACCGAAGCCCGGTCCCTGATCACTGA
- a CDS encoding sensor domain-containing diguanylate cyclase, translated as MPSSRLRVADSMTVLYRLAQAVLSSDDELEVLKLVVQAPVDLLGAHGASVITVDAGAIGPYVLAGQANMDGFTSEEFHEGLSGWVCRTGQVALSSPHEPDARESARVQARRAGDHCGHIVVLPLQGGSQVIGTLTVITEAGGEPFDEASLTWFEALANLASVVLVQRRLHAELARRAHHDDLTGLPNRSLLLDRLGQALLRLERHGGYCGVLFLDLNGFKDVNDRYGHGAGDELLREVARRLGGCLRSSDTAARFGGDEFVVMLPDVRSAEDAGQVALRISEALAGPVRVQLPGGAEPHVTVQVSVSVGLAVAPLHGLHAETLCRAADQAMYRAKRDGLTVQVAPGEAAGPA; from the coding sequence ATGCCCAGTTCCAGGTTGCGCGTAGCGGATTCCATGACGGTGCTGTACCGCCTTGCCCAGGCGGTCCTGAGTAGTGACGATGAACTGGAGGTCCTGAAACTGGTGGTGCAGGCGCCGGTGGACCTGCTGGGCGCGCACGGCGCCAGCGTGATCACGGTGGACGCAGGCGCCATCGGGCCGTACGTGCTGGCCGGGCAGGCGAACATGGACGGATTCACCAGCGAGGAATTCCACGAGGGCCTGAGCGGCTGGGTGTGCCGGACCGGGCAGGTAGCGCTGTCGTCACCGCACGAACCGGACGCGCGGGAAAGCGCGCGGGTCCAGGCGCGCCGCGCGGGCGACCACTGCGGTCACATCGTGGTGCTGCCCCTGCAGGGCGGCTCGCAGGTGATCGGGACGCTGACGGTCATCACGGAGGCGGGCGGGGAGCCGTTTGACGAGGCGTCGCTGACGTGGTTCGAGGCGCTGGCGAACCTGGCGTCCGTGGTGCTGGTGCAGCGGCGCCTGCACGCGGAACTGGCCCGCCGGGCGCATCACGATGACCTGACGGGCCTGCCGAACCGGTCGCTGCTGCTCGACCGGCTGGGTCAGGCGCTGCTGCGACTGGAACGGCACGGCGGGTACTGCGGAGTGCTGTTCCTGGACCTGAACGGCTTCAAGGACGTGAACGACCGGTACGGGCACGGGGCCGGTGACGAGCTGCTGCGCGAGGTGGCGCGGCGGCTGGGCGGGTGCCTGCGCAGCTCGGATACGGCCGCGCGGTTCGGTGGGGACGAGTTCGTGGTGATGCTTCCCGACGTGAGGTCCGCCGAGGACGCGGGGCAGGTGGCCCTGCGGATCAGTGAGGCGCTGGCCGGGCCGGTCAGGGTGCAGCTTCCGGGCGGGGCGGAGCCGCACGTCACGGTGCAGGTGAGTGTATCGGTGGGTCTGGCGGTGGCGCCGCTGCACGGTCTGCACGCCGAGACGCTGTGCCGCGCGGCTGATCAGGCGATGTACCGGGCCAAACGCGACGGGCTGACCGTGCAGGTGGCGCCCGGCGAGGCCGCCGGGCCAGCCTGA
- a CDS encoding beta strand repeat-containing protein: MKHRSLMLAAFLALGVASAAGTTAGTQITNQASAAYRDASGTKLDANSNQVSTLVKQVAGVTISPDGTPAAPGQQQQAVPGAEVVFPYTLTNTGNGPDTFSVDTVVDSTVTNTVAPATRVVYIDANGDGILQPGERVALPQVNGKVQFQNVIADAQVKFFVVLQVPSSATSVNKVIIQPTAVSTFDATKTDGVTSSTNYAQANVVQDAVLSVSKSVVSSTTESNGDLTVVFRIQSTNTGTQTATNVTLADDIISAASTLPAGSVVKAASASVSPATGVVSYPNDDADSNASDQVRAVFASVAPGQSVQLSFTATIPAAAAPTTSQSPYRNVATVTYTGSTGTVTTTASNTADVTKAPTAAVAIGPNGDPLGAADPTTGAVYTSAEGLTITPDNTDKQTVASLAAGSTVTFTQTVRNTGNSTDTFDLTAALNDLPAGTSVELLRDGVSLTDTDGSGKPDSGPLAPGESTNIQVRVRVPAQAGADVNGGTVVVTATSKVSPTRTDVTTDTITAVTAPSVSLGNTSPSNGGTPATVANTNVLPGNQATFTVEVGNNGAQPDNYNLSGTVTFPTSTPTGATTTTVNVVYYKDLNGDGVLDANELAAGPITNTGTIQPGQEIKLIGVVTTPTTALPGTVTVTQTASSPVTNTTGTDNNDTVTVLQVYDIALTPDRSGTTTSPGTALYQHTLQNDGNTSFSPADLTFTSTPSGATSGWTYLYSLDGTTFFSTVGAAFSDASTRNLLGTTSPATLDPGEKVTLSVKINVPAGAPTESINQLTLTAATTPASPATGAVSRDPGSNPARVTDTTRVVGGKLAIDKTVDNCANDVTCAVIKSGADAFPGEYLRYTLAARNLSTDTLTEVVLRDTVPANTVLAGVSGPARGFYRISGGAWTAVATAPVAQNAGTLIEFAVDTDGNGSIDATETSLTSGSSVTFTLTVRVN, encoded by the coding sequence ATGAAACACCGTTCATTGATGCTGGCCGCCTTCCTCGCCCTGGGCGTCGCCTCCGCCGCCGGCACCACCGCCGGCACGCAGATCACCAACCAGGCGAGCGCCGCCTACCGTGACGCCAGCGGCACCAAACTCGACGCGAACAGTAACCAGGTCAGCACGCTCGTCAAACAGGTCGCCGGCGTCACCATCAGCCCCGACGGCACGCCCGCCGCACCCGGCCAGCAGCAGCAGGCCGTTCCCGGCGCGGAAGTCGTGTTCCCCTACACCCTGACCAACACCGGCAACGGCCCCGACACCTTCAGCGTCGACACCGTCGTCGACTCCACGGTCACCAACACCGTCGCGCCCGCCACCCGCGTCGTGTACATCGACGCCAACGGCGACGGCATCCTGCAACCCGGTGAACGCGTCGCCCTGCCGCAGGTGAACGGCAAGGTGCAGTTCCAGAACGTCATCGCGGACGCGCAGGTCAAGTTCTTCGTGGTTCTGCAGGTCCCGTCGAGCGCGACCAGCGTCAACAAGGTCATCATCCAGCCGACCGCCGTCAGCACCTTCGACGCCACCAAAACGGACGGCGTGACCAGCAGCACCAACTACGCGCAGGCGAACGTCGTGCAGGACGCCGTGCTCAGCGTCAGCAAGAGCGTCGTGTCCAGCACCACCGAAAGCAACGGTGACCTGACCGTCGTGTTCCGCATTCAGAGCACCAACACCGGCACGCAGACCGCCACGAACGTCACGCTCGCCGACGACATCATCAGCGCCGCCAGCACCCTCCCCGCCGGCTCGGTCGTCAAGGCCGCCAGCGCCAGCGTCTCCCCCGCCACCGGCGTGGTCAGCTACCCCAACGACGACGCCGACAGCAACGCCAGCGACCAGGTCAGGGCCGTGTTCGCCAGCGTCGCCCCCGGTCAGAGCGTCCAGCTGAGCTTCACGGCGACCATCCCGGCCGCCGCCGCGCCCACCACCAGCCAGAGCCCCTACCGCAACGTCGCCACCGTGACGTACACCGGCTCGACCGGCACCGTCACCACCACCGCCTCCAACACCGCCGACGTGACCAAGGCCCCCACCGCCGCCGTCGCTATCGGCCCGAACGGCGACCCCCTCGGCGCGGCCGACCCCACCACCGGCGCCGTGTACACCAGCGCCGAGGGCCTGACCATCACGCCCGACAACACCGACAAACAGACCGTCGCGTCCCTGGCCGCCGGCAGCACCGTCACGTTCACGCAGACCGTCCGGAACACCGGCAACAGCACCGACACCTTCGACCTCACGGCCGCGCTGAACGACCTGCCCGCCGGCACCTCCGTCGAACTGCTGCGTGACGGCGTCTCCCTGACCGACACGGACGGCAGCGGCAAACCCGACAGCGGCCCCCTGGCCCCCGGCGAGAGCACCAACATCCAGGTGCGCGTGCGCGTGCCCGCCCAGGCCGGCGCGGACGTCAACGGCGGCACGGTCGTCGTCACCGCCACCAGCAAGGTCAGCCCCACCAGGACCGACGTCACCACCGACACCATCACGGCCGTCACGGCGCCCAGCGTGTCCCTCGGCAACACCAGCCCCAGCAACGGCGGCACGCCCGCCACGGTCGCGAACACCAACGTCCTGCCCGGCAACCAAGCCACCTTCACGGTGGAAGTCGGTAACAACGGCGCGCAGCCCGACAACTACAACCTCAGCGGGACCGTCACCTTCCCCACCAGCACGCCCACCGGCGCGACCACCACCACCGTGAACGTCGTCTACTACAAGGACCTGAACGGCGACGGCGTCCTCGACGCGAACGAACTCGCCGCCGGGCCCATCACCAACACCGGCACCATCCAGCCCGGCCAGGAAATCAAACTGATCGGCGTGGTGACCACGCCCACCACCGCCCTGCCCGGCACGGTCACCGTCACGCAGACCGCCAGCAGCCCCGTCACGAACACCACCGGGACTGACAACAACGACACCGTCACCGTGCTGCAGGTGTACGACATTGCCCTGACGCCCGACCGCAGCGGCACCACCACCAGCCCCGGCACGGCCCTGTACCAGCACACCCTGCAGAACGACGGGAACACCTCGTTCAGCCCGGCCGACCTCACCTTCACCAGCACGCCCAGCGGCGCCACCAGCGGCTGGACGTACCTGTACTCGCTGGACGGCACCACCTTCTTCTCCACGGTCGGCGCGGCGTTCAGTGACGCCTCCACCCGCAACCTGCTGGGCACCACCAGCCCCGCCACGCTGGACCCGGGCGAGAAGGTCACGCTGTCCGTGAAGATCAACGTGCCCGCCGGCGCGCCCACTGAGAGCATCAACCAGCTCACCCTGACGGCCGCGACCACGCCCGCCAGCCCCGCCACCGGCGCGGTCTCCCGCGACCCTGGCAGCAACCCGGCCCGCGTGACCGACACCACCCGCGTCGTGGGCGGCAAACTCGCCATCGACAAGACGGTCGACAACTGCGCCAACGACGTGACCTGCGCGGTCATCAAGAGCGGTGCGGACGCCTTCCCCGGCGAGTACCTGCGCTACACCCTGGCCGCCCGCAACCTCTCCACCGACACCCTGACCGAAGTGGTCCTGCGTGACACGGTCCCCGCCAATACCGTCCTGGCCGGCGTCAGCGGCCCCGCGCGCGGCTTCTACCGCATCTCCGGCGGCGCGTGGACGGCCGTGGCGACCGCGCCCGTCGCGCAGAACGCCGGCACCCTGATCGAGTTCGCGGTGGACACCGACGGCAACGGCAGCATCGACGCCACCGAGACCAGCCTCACCAGCGGCAGCAGCGTCACGTTCACCCTGACCGTCCGCGTCAACTGA